ATCCTATGGGGGCAGCGGGCAGGGACCTTCACCCTACGACCTGCTGCAGGCCGCCCTCGGCGCCTGCACAGGGATGACCGTGCAGATGTACGCCCGCCGTAAAGAATGGCCTCTTGAGGAGGCGGTGGTCCGTCTTCGCCATGAAAAAATTCATGCCGATGATTGCGTTCACTGCGAGGAGAAGGGGCGCAGGATAGACCGATTCGAGCGGGAGCTCGAACTGAAGGGACCCCTGAAAGAGGAGCAGCGCCGGCGCCTGCTCGAGATTGCCGAGAAATGTCCGGTTCACCGCACCCTGAACTCCGAGGTGCTGATCGAGACCCGGCTGCGGAGGGAGGAAGAAGACTAAAAAAACAGAAAGGAAAAAGATATTCTTTATCCGCAGATTACGCAGATGTCCGCAGATGAAATCAGGATTGACGCTGAGCTTTACAAGGTCCTTAGCGCTAATCTGCGTTCATCTGCGGAAAAATATGTTTTTTAGAAAATGGCGGCGATCCGTTCGAAGGATTTCTTCAGGCGCGTGGAAACGGTCATCAGCATCCCTTTAAGAAGGCGAACTCCGGACTCGGGGTGTTCGATGAGGAAACGATCGAAATCCTGCCGATTGAGGATCAGCAGTTCGACTTCATCACAGGCAACGGCGGTCACCACCCGGGGTGAACTGTCGAGGAGGCAAAGTTCGCCGGCAATCGAGCCTCGGCCATAGATGCCGACGATCATCTGCCGTCCGGCGAATTCGGTGTTCTTCTTGATTTCAAGATTGCCTGAAATGATGAACACCATAAAGCCGCATTCCCCTCCTTCCAGCCACAAGGTCTCTTCCGGTTTCAGTTTCCTGCAGTCGAGATAACGGGCCAGAAGTGAAATATCCTCTTGACGAAGGAAACGGAAGTAGTGGAGGTCCGCCTTCATCCGGGCACAGATCTGTTCGGACGATAAAGTCATTCT
The window above is part of the Desulfuromonas sp. TF genome. Proteins encoded here:
- a CDS encoding cyclic nucleotide-binding domain-containing protein, with the translated sequence MTLSSEQICARMKADLHYFRFLRQEDISLLARYLDCRKLKPEETLWLEGGECGFMVFIISGNLEIKKNTEFAGRQMIVGIYGRGSIAGELCLLDSSPRVVTAVACDEVELLILNRQDFDRFLIEHPESGVRLLKGMLMTVSTRLKKSFERIAAIF